The genomic window TCCTTCAATTTTGTCCGTGACCTCTACGATGAGGCCTATGCCCGGAAATTCCGTTTTCCGACCTTTCTCGGCGCCTTCAAATATTACACCTCCTATACGCTGAAGACCTTCGACGGAAAACGCTATCTTGAGCGTTACGAGGATCGCGTCTGCATGGTGGCGCTGGCTCTTGCGCGCGGTGACGAGCAGCTGGCCCGCGATCTGATGGACGAGATCATTTCCGGCCGCTTCCAGCCGGCAACCCCGACCTTCCTCAACGCCGGCAAAAAGAGCCGTGGCGAGCTGGTGTCGTGTTTTCTGCTGCGCGTGGAAGACAATATGGAAAGCATCGGCCGTTCGATCAATTCGGCTCTCCAGCTTTCCAAGCGTGGCGGTGGCGTGGCACTGTCCCTGACCAACATTCGCGAATTCGGGGCACCGATCAAGCAGATCGAAAACCAGTCTTCCGGTGTCATTCCCGTAATGAAGCTCTTGGAAGACAGCTTTTCCTACGCCAACCAGCTCGGCGCACGTCAGGGCGCGGGCGCGGTCTATCTGCATGCCCACCACCCCGACATCATGCGCTTCCTCGACACCAAGCGCGAAAATGCCGATGAGAAAATTCGCATCAAGACCCTGTCGCTCGGCGTGGTGATCCCCGACATCACTTTCGAACTCGCCCGCAACAACGAGGACATGTACCTGTTCTCGCCCTATGATGTGGAGCGGGTCTATGGTGTGCCGTTGACGGAGATTTCGGTCACCGAAAAATATCACGAGATGGTCGCCGACAGCCGCATCCGCAAGAAGAAGATCAAGGCGCGCGAATTCTTCCAGGTGATCGCCGAAATCCAGTTCGAAAGCGGTTACCCCTACATCATGTTCGAGGATACGGTGAACCGCGCCAACCCGATCGCGGGCCGCATCAGCATGAGCAATCTTTGCTCGGAAATCCTGCAAGTCAGTGAAGCGAGCGAGTTCAATGCCGATCTTTCCTATAGCCATATGGGCAAGGATATTTCCTGCAATCTCGGCTCGCTCAACATTGCCTCTGCCATGGATTCGGCCGATTTCGGCAAGACGATCGAGACCTCCATCCGGGCGCTGACGGCGGTGTCGGATATGAGCCACATTTCCTCTGTTCCCTCGGTGGAAAAGGGCAATGATGCGAGCCACGCCATCGGGCTAGGCCAGATGAACCTGCACGGCTATCTGGCACGCGAGCGTATCTTCTACGGTTCGGAAGAAGGCGTCGATTTCACCAATATCTATTTCTACACAGTGACCTATCACGCCATCCGCGCCAGCAATCGGCTTGCGGTGGAAAGGGGCCAGAGCTTCAAGGGCTTTGAGAGCTCCAAATATGCTTCCGGTGATTATTTCGACAAATACACCGACCGGGAATGGTTGCCTGCGACGGAAAAAGTCCGCGACCTGTTCGAAAAGGCCGGCATCGCTATCCCGACCCAGGAAGACTGGACGGCGTTGAAGCAGGAGGTCATGGCATCAGGTCTCTATAACCAGAACCTTCAGGCCGTGCCGCCGACTGGCTCGATCTCCTATATCAACCACTCCACCTCCTCCATTCATCCGATCGTCTCGAAGATCGAAATCCGTAAGGAGGGCAAGATCGGCCGAGTTTATTACCCGGCTTCCTATCTCTCTAACGACAATCTCGAATATTACCAGGATGCCTATGAGATCGGTCCTGAGAAGATCATCGACACCTATGCGGCGGCCACCCAGCATGTCGATCAGGGCCTGTCGCTGACGCTGTTCTTCCGCGATACGGCGACGACCCGCGATATCAACCGGGCGCAGATTTACGCCTGGAAGAAGGGCATCAAGACCATCTACTACATTCGTTTGCGCCAGATGGCGCTGGAAGGCACGCAGGTTCAGGGCTGCGTTTCCTGCACGCTCTGATTTGAGGGACAAGAGAATGAACATCGCCGTAAAACCTGCGTCCCGCATCCGCGCGGTCAACTGGAACCGCATCGAGGACGACAAGGACCTCGAAGTCTGGAACCGCCTGACCTCGAATTTCTGGCTGCCGGAAAAGGTGCCACTTTCCAACGACATCCCCTCCTGGGGAACGCTGAGGCCTGAGGAGCAGAAACTGACGATCCGGGTCTTCACCGGGCTGACATTGCTCGACACCATCCAGAACGGCGTCGGCGCGGTGCGCCTGATGCCGGATTCGGCGACGCAGCATGAGGAGGCCGTGCTTTCCAACATCTCCTTCATGGAGGCCGTGCACGCCCGTTCCTATTCTTCGATTTTCTCGACACTCTGCCTCACGCCGGATGTTGACGACGCCTATCGCTGGTCGGAGGAGAACGAGTTTCTGCAACGCAAATCCGCGATCATCATGCGGGAATATGGCAGCGGCGATCCGCTGAAGAAAAAGATCGCCAGCGTGTTTCTGGAAAGCTTCCTGTTCTATTCCGGCTTCTACCTGCCGATGTTCTGGTCAAGTCGCGCCAAACTCACCAACACGGCTGACCTCATCCGCCTCATCATCCGCGA from Agrobacterium tumefaciens includes these protein-coding regions:
- the nrdF gene encoding class 1b ribonucleoside-diphosphate reductase subunit beta, producing the protein MNIAVKPASRIRAVNWNRIEDDKDLEVWNRLTSNFWLPEKVPLSNDIPSWGTLRPEEQKLTIRVFTGLTLLDTIQNGVGAVRLMPDSATQHEEAVLSNISFMEAVHARSYSSIFSTLCLTPDVDDAYRWSEENEFLQRKSAIIMREYGSGDPLKKKIASVFLESFLFYSGFYLPMFWSSRAKLTNTADLIRLIIRDEAVHGYYIGYKFQRALDRLGETQRQEIKDFAFDLLLELYDNEAKYTEDLYDGVGLTEDVKQFLHYNANKALMNLGYEALFPAEACRVNPAILSALSPNADENHDFFSGSGSSYVIGKAVATEDEDWDF
- the nrdE gene encoding class 1b ribonucleoside-diphosphate reductase subunit alpha codes for the protein MDTLTSSALRKDAKQPVAASQKPVDTGLDYHALNAMLNLYDENGKIQLDKDRLAARQYFLQHVNQNTVFFHNLREKLDYLVTEGYYEQEVLDQYSFNFVRDLYDEAYARKFRFPTFLGAFKYYTSYTLKTFDGKRYLERYEDRVCMVALALARGDEQLARDLMDEIISGRFQPATPTFLNAGKKSRGELVSCFLLRVEDNMESIGRSINSALQLSKRGGGVALSLTNIREFGAPIKQIENQSSGVIPVMKLLEDSFSYANQLGARQGAGAVYLHAHHPDIMRFLDTKRENADEKIRIKTLSLGVVIPDITFELARNNEDMYLFSPYDVERVYGVPLTEISVTEKYHEMVADSRIRKKKIKAREFFQVIAEIQFESGYPYIMFEDTVNRANPIAGRISMSNLCSEILQVSEASEFNADLSYSHMGKDISCNLGSLNIASAMDSADFGKTIETSIRALTAVSDMSHISSVPSVEKGNDASHAIGLGQMNLHGYLARERIFYGSEEGVDFTNIYFYTVTYHAIRASNRLAVERGQSFKGFESSKYASGDYFDKYTDREWLPATEKVRDLFEKAGIAIPTQEDWTALKQEVMASGLYNQNLQAVPPTGSISYINHSTSSIHPIVSKIEIRKEGKIGRVYYPASYLSNDNLEYYQDAYEIGPEKIIDTYAAATQHVDQGLSLTLFFRDTATTRDINRAQIYAWKKGIKTIYYIRLRQMALEGTQVQGCVSCTL